In Paraburkholderia youngii, the genomic stretch AAGGGCCGCAAGGTCGAGCAACTGCCGCTGCCGGAAGGCGCGACGCAGGGTACGTTCGTGCCGCCGACGCTGATCGAGCTCGACAGCATCGACGAGCTGAAGCGCGAAGTGTTCGGCCCGGTGCTGCACGTGGTGCGCTATCACCGCAGCCAGCTCGACAAGCTGCTCGAACAGATTCGCGCGACGGGTTACGGTTTGACGCTCGGCATTCACACGCGCATCGACGAAACGATCGCGCACGTGATCAGCCGCGCACACGTGGGCAACATCTACGTGAACCGCAACGTGATCGGCGCGGTGGTCGGGGTGCAGCCGTTCGGCGGCGAAGGACTGTCCGGTACGGGGCCGAAGGCCGGCGGCGCGCTGTATCTGCAGCGTCTGCTCGCGACCCGTCCGGCTGGTTTGCCGAAGTCGCTCGCGCAGGCGCTGGTGGTCGAAGTGCCGCAGGCGGCGCAGGCAGCCGAAAAGGGCGACAATCCGGCGGCCGCGCTGACCGCGTTGCGCGACTGGCTGATCGCCGAGCGCGAGCCGCAGCTTGCCGCGCGTTGTGACGGCTATCTGTCGCATGTGCCCGCGGGCGCAACCGCGGTACTGTCGGGGCCGACGGGCGAGCGCAATACATACACGCTGGGCCCGCGCGGCACGGTGCTGTGCATCGCCTCGACGGCGAGCGGCGCGCGCGTGCAGTTCGCGGCGGCGCTGGCTACGGGAAATCGTGCGTTGTTCGAAGGCGCGGCCGGTGAACAATTGGTCTCGCAATTGCCGGCGTCGCTGAAGGCGCATGCGAGCGTGAAGAAGAGCGCCGACGCACCGTTCGACGCCGTGCTGTTCGAAGGCGACAGCGACGAGCTGCTCACGCTCGTGAAAGAGGTCGCGAAGCGCGCGGGGCCGATCGTGTCGGTGCAGGGCGTCGCGGCCCGGGCGCTTGCGAGCGGCGAAGAGGACTACGCGCTCGAGCGTCTGCTGACCGAGCGCTCGGTCAGCGTGAATACCGCGGCGGCAGGCGGTAATGCGAATTTGATGACGATCGGTTGAGCGAACCTCGGCGATTTCTTCAATAGAAAGGAAGCGGGCACGGCGACCCCGACACCGCTTCATCCACACCTGGTATCAAGGAGAAGCTATGCAACACAAAATGAAACAGCTGGCAGGCGCAGCTCTGGTTGCCGCTATGTCGCTGGCGGGGACGGCCAACGCTCAATCGACGGAAGACGTGAAGATCGGCTTCGCCGGTCCGATGACGGGCGCACAGGCGCACTACGGCAAGGACTTCCAGAACGGCATCACGCTCGCGGTCGAAGAGTTCAACGCGACGAAGCCGGTGATCGGCGGCAAGCCGGTTCGCATCGTGCTCGACTCGGCCGACGACCAGGCCGACCCGCGCACCGGCACGACGGTCGCGCAGAAGCTCGTGGATGACGGCATCAAGGGCATGCTCGGCCACTTCAACTCGGGCACGACGATTCCGGCCTCGCGCATCTATGCGAACGCGGGCATTCCGCAGATCGCGATGGCGACCGCGCCGGAATACACGCAGCAGGGCTTCAAGACCACCTTCCGCATGATGACGTCCGACACGCAGCAAGGCTCGGTCGCTGGCACGTTCGCGGTGAAGAACCTCGGCATGAAGAAGATCGCGATCGTCGACGATCGCACCGCTTACGGCCAGGGCCTCGCGGATCAGTTCGAGAAGGCAGCGAAGGCGGCCGGCGCGACGATCGTCGATCGTGAATACACGAACGACAAGGCCGTCGACTTCAAGTCGATCCTGACCAAGCTGAAGTCGTCGAACCCCGATCTGATCTACTACGGCGGCGCGGATTCGCAAGCGGCACCGATGGTGAAGCAGATGAAGCAGCTCGGCGTGAAGGCGCCGCTGATGGGCGGCGAAATGGTCCACACGCCGACCTTCATCAAGCTCGCCGGCGACGCGGCGAACGGCACGGTGGCATCGCTCGCCGGTCTGCCGCTCGATGAAATGCCGGGCGGCAAGGCGTACGTCGAGAAGTACAAGGCGCGCTTCAACGAAGACGTGCAAACGTACTCGCCGTACGCGTTCGATGGCGCGATGGCGATGTTCAACGCGATGAAGAGCGCGAACTCGACCGATCCGGCCAAGTACCTGCCGGTGCTCGCGAAGACCTCGAAGCCGGCCGTCACGACGGCCAACCTCGCGTACGACGAGCGCGGCGATCTGAAGAACGGCGGTATCACGCTGTACAAGGTCGTCGATGGCAAGTGGACGACGCTGCAAAGCGTGGGCGGCAAGTAAGTTTATTTGCTGAACCCGGTTGACCATAAAAAACCCCGCTTCGGCGGGGTTTTTTGATTGACGGCGCATTCGAAGCCGCGCAGTCAGTTCAGGTGGCGATTTTCACTCCCCCCGCATTCTCCTCCCCTGCTCTCGAATCATCTCGAGCGTCGCCGCGGGCGTGCTCGCTTCCTGCGGCATGCGAATTTCGATCACGGCCGGCAGTTGCGATTCGATCGCGCGCTGCAACGCCGGCAGAAAATCCGCGGTACGTTCAACGGTCTCGCCATGCGCACCGAACGACCGCGCGAATGCCGCGAAGTCCGGATTCGTGAGACCGGTGCCATGCACGCGATGCGGATAGTGCCGCTCCTGGTGCATGCGGATCGTGCCGAAATGGCTGTTGTTGACGACGATGAACAGCACGCGCAGGTCATACTGCATCGCTGTCGCCAGTTCCTGCGCGGCCATCATGAAGCAGCCATCGCCGGCGAGCGCGACCACCGCGCGTTGCGGACACAGCGACTTTGCCGCGAGCGCCGCCGGCACGCCGTAACCCATCGCGCCGCTCGTCGGTGCGAGCTGCGAACGGAAGTGTCGATATGAGAAATGTCGATGCAGCCACGTCGCGTAATTGCCCGCGCCGTTGGTGACGATCGCGTCCTCGGGCAAGTGCGCGCGCAATTGCTCGATCACTTCCCCCATCTGCACGTCGCCGGGAGTCGGACGCGGCTTGCGCCATTCCAGATACGCGCGATGCGCTTCTTCAGCGGCACCCGCCCAGGCGAGCTTGCCGGACGTCGACGGCTTCAGTTCCGCCAGCATCGCCGTGAGTTCAGGCATGCCGGAGACGATCGGCAGATCGGCCGCATAGACGCGCCCCAGTTCTTCCGCACCCTGATGCACGTGCACCAGCGTCTGTTTCGTCTTCGGGATGTCGAGCAGCGTGTAGCCGTTGGTCGTCGCTTCGCCGAGGCGCGGACCGAGCGTGAGCAGCAGGTCCGCGTCGCGAATGCGCTGAGCGAGCGCGGGATTGACGCCGAGACCGACGTCGCCCGCATAGTTCGGATGCTCGTTGTCGAAGGTGTCCTGGAAGCGGAACGCGAGGCCGATCGGCAACTGCCAGTTTTCGATGAAGCGCCGCAGGTCCGCGCATGCGGCCGCTGTCCAGCCGCTGCCGCCGGCGATTACCATCGGCCGTTGCGCGCCTTCGAGCAACTCGCTTAGTCGCGCGATCTGCGCTGCTGAAGGCGATGCGGCCACGCGGTGATAAGCGGGCGCGCCAGGCACCGCGTCGCAGGCATCGCTCAACACGTCTTCGGGCAGCGCCAGCACGACCGGCCCCGGCCGTCCCGAGGTGGCCGTATGAAACGCATGGCTCAGATATTCGGGGATGCGCTTAGGGTCGTCGATCTGCGCGACCCACTTCGCCATCTGACCGAACATGCGCCGGTAGTCGATCTCCTGGAACGCCTCACGATCGAGATGTTCGCGCGCGCACTGGCCGATCAGCAGGATCATCGGCGTGGAGTCCTGAAACGCGGTGTGCACGCCGATCGACGCATGCGTCGCGCCCGGTCCGCGCGTGACCAGCGCGACACCCGGGCGGCCGGTCAGCTTGCCGACCGCTTCGGCCATGTTCGCGGCCGCGGCTTCGTGACGACAGACGATCGTCTGGATGCGCTCGGTTTCGTCGTGCAGCGAATCGAGCACGGCGAGAAAGCTTTCACCGGGAACGCAGAACACACGTTCGACGCCGTGCGTGAGCAACGCATCGACGACGAGGCGCGCGCCGGTCGTGCGTGCGGTATGGGAAGCGGAATTGGCAGCGGGAGCATTCGGCAGCGACATTGCGAAGAAGCCTCCTGGCAGTGCGTGAGTGCGTTGTGATGGAGCCGCATCGGCGGAACCTGCAACAGCGGCCGATGGGTGCTTCGACAGCTTACGCCGAGCACGTGGGCGCTGTCATGGCGCAGCGCAACTGTTCGATCGGCGTGGGCGCAACGCGGTCGCCCAAATGAAAAACGCGGGCCACAGAGCCCGCGCTTTTCCGATGCGATTGCATGCAATTGAATGCCGCGCTCACCGACTCAACACTCGACGATATTCACCGCGAGGCCGCCGCGCGACGTTTCCTTGTACTTGGTCTTCATGTCCGCGCCGGTTTCACGCATCGTCTTGATCACCGAATCGAGCGACACATAGTGGCTGCCGTCGCCGCGCAGCGCCATGCGCGCGGCATTGACCGCCTTCACCGATGCCATCGCATTGCGCTCGATGCACGGAATCTGCACCATGCCGCCAACCGGATCGCACGTGAGCCCGAGGTTGTGCTCCATGCCGATTTCCGCGGCGTTCTCGACCTGCTTCGGCGTGCCGCCCATCACGGCGGCCAGCGCCCCCGCGGCCATCGAGCAAGCGACGCCGACTTCGCCCTGGCAGCCCACCTCCGCGCCGGAGATCGATGCGTTCAGCTTGTACAGGATGCCGATCGCGGCGGCCGTCATCAGGAAGTCGATCACGCCCTGCTCGTTCGCGCCCGGCATGAAGCGCGTGTAGTAATGCAGCACCGCCGGAATGATGCCGGCCGCGCCGTTGGTCGGCGCCGTGACGACGCGCCCGCCCGCGGCGTTCTCTTCGTTGACGGCGATCGCGTACAGATTGATCCAGTCGACCATCGACAGCGGGTCCTGCAACGCGCGCTCAGGGTTGCCCGTCAACGCGCGATACAGCTGCGGCGCGCGCCGCTTCACCTGGAAGGGGCCGGGCAAGTGACCATCGGCGTCGGGATTGTTGATGCCGCATCCGCGCGCGACGCATGATTGCATCACGTCCCAGATCTTCAACAGACCCGCGCGCGTCTCTTCCTCGCTATGCCAGACACGTTCGTTTTCCCACATCAGCTGCGCGATGCTCTTGCCGCTCGACGCGCACAGTGCGAGCAACTCGTTGGCGGTGCGAAACGAGTGCGGAAGCTGATCGACGGCGCTCAACACCTTCGTGTTCGGTGCGCCAGCCGTCACGACGAAGCCGCCGCCGACCGACAGATAGGTCGACTCGCGCAGCGTCGCGCCTTGCGCATCGAACGCGAACAGCTTCAGGCCGTTCGGATGCTCGGGCAACGCCTGGCGATAAAACGCGATCTGCTCCTTCTGCACGAAAGGCACCTCGTGCGTGCCGAGCAGCGCGAGTTTGCGCGATGTGCGCACCGCTTCCAGCCGTTGCGCGATCGTGTCGGGATTCACGGTGTCGGGCGCATCGCCCATCAGGCCTAGCATCACGCCGCGATCGGTGCCGTGCCCCTTGCCGGTCGCGCCGAGCGAGCCGTACAGCTCCGCTTTCACCGCTGCGGTGGAATCGAGCAGCCCGTCGCGCTCGAGTCCCTGGACGAACATCAGCGCCGCGCGCATAGGCCCGACCGTATGCGAGCTCGACGGACCGATGCCGATTTTGAAGAGATCGAAAACGCTGACTGCCATGTACTGCTCCCTGCCTATAGATAAGAGTTTAGCGCGCCGCCAGCGGCAAGCACACGGCGAGCCACGCGGGCGGCGTCGGTGCGAGCTGCAGCGCGACTGGCGTAAAGCGTCCATCGAGACGCGCCGCCAGGTGAAACAGTTCCGCCGCGTTCTTCGGATCCCACCGACCCGAATAGCCGGGCAAGCCGGCCTCGCGACGTTTTGCATCGAACGCGACGTTCGAATGCACGAATTCCTCATGCGTCTGGGCGCCCATCGCAAACGGCACGAGCCAGTTCAGCGCGGCGAGCAGCGTCGCGCCGTTCGCGCCCTTCTCCTGCAGCCAGTTGCGGTTGTGGCGGCGCGCGGCGAGCGCGGCCGTCACCAGCGGTTGCAGATCGTAGGTGACGTAGTGCAGCGCATCGCGCTCGCCGAAGTCGATCGTCGAGCCGTCCGGCGCGATGTTGTCGCCGATATGCTCGACGAACAGTCGTTGCGCGGCGTTGATCATCTTGCGATTGTCGAGCGTGAACGCGGCCATCGCGATCAGCTTGATACGGTGGCTTTGCCAATTGTTACGGAACGTGCCAGTGAGCGGCCGCGGCTGCGCGTCGATCTGTGCGATATAGCCGTTGGCGAACTTCGTCAGAAACGCCATCGCCGCATTGCGCGTTTTGACGGGCAGCGCGCTCGCTGTCATGTCGTAGGCGAGGATCAGCCCTTCGAAACCCGTTTCGTCGATCGGATTGAAGCTCGGCTGATAGGTCGTGACCCATGCATACAGCAGACGATCGACGAGCTTCAGGAAGCGGTCGTCGCTGGTCGCGCGCCACGCGAGCGCGGCATCGCGCAGCAGGTCGAGATCCTTCTGCGCTTCGACGCTCTGATCGTAGATGCCCTCGTGCGGCAGCGTGCCTTCGGTGTGCAGTTTCGCGAGCGCATGGGGCGGCTCGTTCAGATGCGCCTGCACGTTGGCGACGAGCGCCTTGACGCCGGGATCGGCATTGGTGCGCTCGCTCGTTTGCAGCGCCGGCGCCGCGCAGAAATTCATCGCGGCCTGCGCCTCGCGCAGCGGCAGCAGCACGGCCGTAGCGGCCAGCAGCACAGCGTAAGCGGGTCGCCACGGACGGAGACCCGCCGCCTCGTCCCGGCTTTGCATCAATCGCACCTTTCGCGCCATGCGAAACTCCTCGTTAGGCTGATTCGGTGTGTGATGTTAGCCGGTTGCGGCTTTCAACAACAGGATCGCGCGCGGACGCTGACGGACCTTCGCAGCGCCGCGCGTGACTTCCCTTGACTCGCTCTTACTCGTAATCGGCGATCGGCACGCACGAGCAGAACAGGTTGCGATCGCCGTACACGTTGTCCGCACGACCGACCGGCGGCCAGTACTTGTTCGCGATCAGCGTCTTCAGCGGATACGCAGCGGTCTCGCGCGCATACGCATGCTTCCAGTCGTCGGCGATCACGACCGCCGCGGTGTGCGGCGCGTGCTTCAGCGGATTGTCCTCGCGGTCCGAGCGGTCTTCCTCGACCGCGCGGATTTCCTCGCGGATCGCGATCATCGCCTCGATGAAGCGATCGAGCTCTTCTTTCGACTCCGATTCGGTCGGCTCTACCATCAGCGTGCCCGGCACCGGGAAGCTCATCGTCGGCGCGTGGAAGCCGTAGTCGGCGAGGCGCTTGGCGACGTCGTCGACGGTGATGCCGCTCGTGTCCTTGATCGGACGCAGATCGAGAATGCACTCGTGCGCGACGAGACCGCCGGGGCCCGAGTACAGCACAGGATAGTGCGGCGCGAGCTTGTTCGCGACGTAGTTCGCGTTGAGGATCGCGGTTTCGGTCGCGGCGGTCAGGTTCTTCGCGCCCATCATCGCGATGTACATCCACGAGATCGGCAGGATCGACGCCGAGCCGTATGGCGCGCCCGACACCGCGCCGATGCCGTTCTCCGCGCGCTGATAGCCCGACGAAGTCTGGTTCGGCAGGAACTGCGCGAGGTGCGCGCCGACCGCCACCGGACCGACGCCCGGTCCGCCGCCGCCGTGCGGAATGCAGAAGGTCTTGTGCAGGTTCAGGTGCGAGACGTCGCCGCCGAACTGACCCGGCGCGCACAGGCCGACCATCGCGTTCATGTTCGCGCCGTCCACGTACACCTGGCCGCCGTGCGCATGCACGATCTCGCAGATTTCCCGAACGTTCTGCTCGAACACGCCGTGCGTCGACGGGTACGTGATCATGATCGCAGCGAGCTTATCGGCGTGCTGCGCGGCCTTCTTCTTCAGATCCTCGATATCGACGTTGCCCTGCGCGTCGCATGCGACGACCACGACCTGCATGCCGGCCATCTGCGCCGACGCCGGGTTCGTGCCGTGCGCCGAAGCGGGAATCAGACAGACGTTGCGATGCGCTTCGCCGCGCGACGCGTGATATGCGTGGATGATCAAGAGACCCGCGTATTCGCCCTGCGAGCCCGCGTTCGGTTGCAGCGACACGGCCGCATAGCCGGTTGCGGCGACCAGCATCTCTTCGAGCTGATCGATCATCTCGCGGTAGCCGACGGTCTGTTCGGCCGGTGCGAACGGATGGATCTGGCCGAACTCGGGCCACGTGACCGGCAGCATTTCCGAGGTCGCGTTCAGCTTCATCGTGCACGAGCCGAGCGGGATCATCGAGCGATCGAGCGCGAGGTCCTTGTCCGACAGGCTGCGCAGATAGCGCAGCATTTCCGTCTCCGAATGATGACGGTTGAACACATGATGCGTGAGGTACGCGCTCGTACGTTCGAGCGCGGCCGGCACCGACGCGGTGTTCGATGCGCTCAGCGCGGCGTCGAGCGCGTCGACTTGCGGCACGTCGCTTGCGAAGGCCGCTTGCGCGAACACCGCGAGCAGGTCGGCCAGATCGTGGCGCGTGGTGGTTTCGTCGATCGACAGGCCGACTTGCGTCGCGCTCACGCGGCGCAGGTTGATGCGCCTGGCCGTGGCCGCGTCGTGCAGCGCTTGCGTGCGTGCGCCGGTGTCGAACGTGACCGTGTCGAAGAACGTTTCGTTGACGAGCTTATAGCCGAGCTGCTTCGCGCCTGCGGCGAGCAGCGTGGCGATGCGGTTCACGCGCAGCGCGATCGTCTTCAGGCCGCGCGGGCCGTGATAGACCGCGTACATGCTCGCCATGATCGCGAGCAGCGCCTGTGCGGTACACACGTTCGAGGTCGCCTTCTCGCGGCGGATGTGCTGCTCGCGCGTTTGCAGCGCGAGACGCAGCGCGGGGTTGCCTTGCGCGTCGACGGTCACGCCGACCAGACGTCCCGGCATCTGCCGCTTGAATTCGTCGCGCACCGCGAGGTACGCGGCATGCGGGCCGCCGAAGCCGACCGGCACGCCGAAACGCTGGGTATTGCCGACCGCGACGTCCGCGCCCCATTCGCCCGGCGGCGTCAGCACTGTCAACGCGAGCAGGTCGGCGGCGACGACCACATGGCCGCCCGCCGCGTGGATCGCTTCGGTCAGCGCGCGGTAGTCGCGCACGTCGCCGTTCACGCCCGGATATTGCAGCAGCACGCCGAATGCGTTGGCGTCGGTGGCTTCAGCGGCCGGGCCGACCTTCACTTCGATGCCGACCGGCGTCGCGCGCGTCTTCACGACTTCGATGGTTTGCGGCAGCACGTCGTCGGCGACGAAGAACACGTTCGACTTCGGTTTGCCGACGCGTTGCAGCAGTGTCATCGCTTCGGCGGCGGCGGTCGCTTCGTCGAGCAGCGATGCGTTCGAGATCGCGAGGCCGGTCAGGTCGGTGATCATCTGCTGGAAGTTCAGCAGCGCTTCCAGACGGCCTTGGGAAATTTCAGGCTGATACGGCGTGTACGCGGTGTACCACGCCGGATTTTCCAGCACGTTGCGCAGGATCACCGTCGGCGTATGGGCGTTGTAATAGCCCTGGCCGATGTAGGAGCGGAACACCTGGTTCTTGTCCGCGAGCTCGCGCAAGGCGGCGAGCGCTTCGGCCTCGCTCTTCGGTTGCGCGAAGGGGCCGAGCGGCAGCGCTTCGGTGCGGCGAATCGTCTTCGGGATGACGGCGTCGATCAATGCCGCGCGCGATGCGAAGCCGAGTGCTTCGAGCATCGCTTGCTGGTCGGCCGCATCCGGGCCGATATGCCGTTCGGCGAAGGCGTCGTGCACTTCGAGCGCGGCGAGCGAGAGAGGAGTGCGGTTCATCAGACGATCCGGGTGTTCGAGCTTCATGGGTGTTCCTGGCGGCGCGGCGGGCGCCGTTGTGCGAGCGCCGCGCCTGACGGTTAAAACGAAAGTGAATCAGGCAGTAACTCAGGCGCCGATCGACTTCGCGTACGCGTCGGCGTCGAGCAGACGCTCGAGCGACGCGTCGGCGGCCGGCTTGATCTTGAACAGCCAGCTGTCATACGGCGTGCTGTTGACGGTGTCCGGCGAGTCGCCGACGGCCGTGTTCGCTTCGATGACTTCGCCCGAAACCGGCGCGTAGATATCGGAAGCGGCCTTCACCGATTCGATCACGGCGACGGTGTCGCCGGCGGTCACGGACTTGCCGAGTTCCTGGACTTCGAAGAAGACGATGTCGCCGAGCGCTTCCTGCGCGTGGTCGGTGATGCCGACCGTCAGCGTGCCGTCCGCTTCAGTGCGGACCCATTCGTGCGATTCGGTGTATTTCAGATCGGCCGGGATGCTCATTGGATGCTCCTGAACGGTATGTTCGGTAGTGGTTTGAATGTAGGGGCGTGCGCCGGCCGCTTAGACCGCCAGCACCTTGCCGTTGCGCACGAACGGCAGTTTTACCACGCTTGCGGGGCAGGCCTTGTCGCGAATCTGGACATGCACGGTGTCACCCGGCTGCACGCCTTTCGGCACGCGCGCGAAGGCGATCGATTCCTGCATGGTCGGCGAGAACGTGCCGCTGGTGATTTCGCCGTCGCCGTGCGGCGTGACGACTTTCTGATGCGCGCGCAGCACGCCGGCAGCCTTGCCGTTGTCCTTCAGCAGGATCAGGCCGACGAACCCGGCGCGCGAGCCGTCGGCTTCGAGGCTGCTCTTGCCGATGAAGTCGCGCGGTGAGGTGAGGTCGACGGTCCATGCGAGGCCGGCGTCGAGCGGCGAGACATTGTCGTCCATGTCCTGGCCGTAAAGATTCATGCCGGCTTCGAGGCGCAGCGTATCGCGTGCGCCGAGACCGGCCGGGCGCACGCCTTGGGCGGCGAGCGCATTCCACAGCGCTTCGACATGCGCAGCGGGCACGATGATCTCGAAACCGTCTTCGCCGGTGTAGCCTGTGCGCGCGACGGTCAGCTCGCCAAACGGCGTGCCGTCGATGCGCGCGGCGTTGAACGGCTTCAGCGCTTCGGTCGCGGCGCGCGCGGCCGGCACCGTTTGCCACGCTTTTTCGCGCGCGTTCGGGCCTTGCACCGCGACGATCGCCAGATCGCGGCGCGGCGTGATGGTGAGGCCGAAGCCGCCTTCGGCGTTGAGCTGGCCGAACCAGGCGATGTCTTTGTCGGCGGTGCCGGCGTTGACGACCACGCGGAAGTGGTCTTCGCCGAAGTAATAGACGATCAGGTCGTCGATCACGCCGCCGTTCGGATTCAGCATGCAGGAGTAGAGCGCGCGGCCCGGCGTTTGCAGCTTCGCGACGTTGTTCGCGAGCGCGTATTCGAAGAACGCGCGGACGCGCTCGCCGGTGAAGTCGACCACGCACATGTGGGACACGTCGAACATGCCGGCGTCGGTGCGCACTGCGCGATGTTCCTCGATCTGCGAGCCGTAGTTGACGGGCATGTCCCAGCCGCCGAAGTCGACCATGCGGGCATTGAGCGCACGGTGAGCGGCGTGGAGCGGGGTGTGTTTGAGTTCGGTCATGGGGCCTCGGGCGTCTCGCGGAACAAAAAAGGCCATGCGGCGCACTGCCTCGCGGCCTTGTGCCTGCGGGCGTGGTTCTGCATGACCCCTCTGTCCT encodes the following:
- a CDS encoding L-serine ammonia-lyase is translated as MAVSVFDLFKIGIGPSSSHTVGPMRAALMFVQGLERDGLLDSTAAVKAELYGSLGATGKGHGTDRGVMLGLMGDAPDTVNPDTIAQRLEAVRTSRKLALLGTHEVPFVQKEQIAFYRQALPEHPNGLKLFAFDAQGATLRESTYLSVGGGFVVTAGAPNTKVLSAVDQLPHSFRTANELLALCASSGKSIAQLMWENERVWHSEEETRAGLLKIWDVMQSCVARGCGINNPDADGHLPGPFQVKRRAPQLYRALTGNPERALQDPLSMVDWINLYAIAVNEENAAGGRVVTAPTNGAAGIIPAVLHYYTRFMPGANEQGVIDFLMTAAAIGILYKLNASISGAEVGCQGEVGVACSMAAGALAAVMGGTPKQVENAAEIGMEHNLGLTCDPVGGMVQIPCIERNAMASVKAVNAARMALRGDGSHYVSLDSVIKTMRETGADMKTKYKETSRGGLAVNIVEC
- a CDS encoding branched-chain amino acid ABC transporter substrate-binding protein; the protein is MQHKMKQLAGAALVAAMSLAGTANAQSTEDVKIGFAGPMTGAQAHYGKDFQNGITLAVEEFNATKPVIGGKPVRIVLDSADDQADPRTGTTVAQKLVDDGIKGMLGHFNSGTTIPASRIYANAGIPQIAMATAPEYTQQGFKTTFRMMTSDTQQGSVAGTFAVKNLGMKKIAIVDDRTAYGQGLADQFEKAAKAAGATIVDREYTNDKAVDFKSILTKLKSSNPDLIYYGGADSQAAPMVKQMKQLGVKAPLMGGEMVHTPTFIKLAGDAANGTVASLAGLPLDEMPGGKAYVEKYKARFNEDVQTYSPYAFDGAMAMFNAMKSANSTDPAKYLPVLAKTSKPAVTTANLAYDERGDLKNGGITLYKVVDGKWTTLQSVGGK
- the gcvP gene encoding aminomethyl-transferring glycine dehydrogenase yields the protein MKLEHPDRLMNRTPLSLAALEVHDAFAERHIGPDAADQQAMLEALGFASRAALIDAVIPKTIRRTEALPLGPFAQPKSEAEALAALRELADKNQVFRSYIGQGYYNAHTPTVILRNVLENPAWYTAYTPYQPEISQGRLEALLNFQQMITDLTGLAISNASLLDEATAAAEAMTLLQRVGKPKSNVFFVADDVLPQTIEVVKTRATPVGIEVKVGPAAEATDANAFGVLLQYPGVNGDVRDYRALTEAIHAAGGHVVVAADLLALTVLTPPGEWGADVAVGNTQRFGVPVGFGGPHAAYLAVRDEFKRQMPGRLVGVTVDAQGNPALRLALQTREQHIRREKATSNVCTAQALLAIMASMYAVYHGPRGLKTIALRVNRIATLLAAGAKQLGYKLVNETFFDTVTFDTGARTQALHDAATARRINLRRVSATQVGLSIDETTTRHDLADLLAVFAQAAFASDVPQVDALDAALSASNTASVPAALERTSAYLTHHVFNRHHSETEMLRYLRSLSDKDLALDRSMIPLGSCTMKLNATSEMLPVTWPEFGQIHPFAPAEQTVGYREMIDQLEEMLVAATGYAAVSLQPNAGSQGEYAGLLIIHAYHASRGEAHRNVCLIPASAHGTNPASAQMAGMQVVVVACDAQGNVDIEDLKKKAAQHADKLAAIMITYPSTHGVFEQNVREICEIVHAHGGQVYVDGANMNAMVGLCAPGQFGGDVSHLNLHKTFCIPHGGGGPGVGPVAVGAHLAQFLPNQTSSGYQRAENGIGAVSGAPYGSASILPISWMYIAMMGAKNLTAATETAILNANYVANKLAPHYPVLYSGPGGLVAHECILDLRPIKDTSGITVDDVAKRLADYGFHAPTMSFPVPGTLMVEPTESESKEELDRFIEAMIAIREEIRAVEEDRSDREDNPLKHAPHTAAVVIADDWKHAYARETAAYPLKTLIANKYWPPVGRADNVYGDRNLFCSCVPIADYE
- the gcvT gene encoding glycine cleavage system aminomethyltransferase GcvT, encoding MTELKHTPLHAAHRALNARMVDFGGWDMPVNYGSQIEEHRAVRTDAGMFDVSHMCVVDFTGERVRAFFEYALANNVAKLQTPGRALYSCMLNPNGGVIDDLIVYYFGEDHFRVVVNAGTADKDIAWFGQLNAEGGFGLTITPRRDLAIVAVQGPNAREKAWQTVPAARAATEALKPFNAARIDGTPFGELTVARTGYTGEDGFEIIVPAAHVEALWNALAAQGVRPAGLGARDTLRLEAGMNLYGQDMDDNVSPLDAGLAWTVDLTSPRDFIGKSSLEADGSRAGFVGLILLKDNGKAAGVLRAHQKVVTPHGDGEITSGTFSPTMQESIAFARVPKGVQPGDTVHVQIRDKACPASVVKLPFVRNGKVLAV
- the gcvH gene encoding glycine cleavage system protein GcvH, whose product is MSIPADLKYTESHEWVRTEADGTLTVGITDHAQEALGDIVFFEVQELGKSVTAGDTVAVIESVKAASDIYAPVSGEVIEANTAVGDSPDTVNSTPYDSWLFKIKPAADASLERLLDADAYAKSIGA
- a CDS encoding alginate lyase family protein; this translates as MARKVRLMQSRDEAAGLRPWRPAYAVLLAATAVLLPLREAQAAMNFCAAPALQTSERTNADPGVKALVANVQAHLNEPPHALAKLHTEGTLPHEGIYDQSVEAQKDLDLLRDAALAWRATSDDRFLKLVDRLLYAWVTTYQPSFNPIDETGFEGLILAYDMTASALPVKTRNAAMAFLTKFANGYIAQIDAQPRPLTGTFRNNWQSHRIKLIAMAAFTLDNRKMINAAQRLFVEHIGDNIAPDGSTIDFGERDALHYVTYDLQPLVTAALAARRHNRNWLQEKGANGATLLAALNWLVPFAMGAQTHEEFVHSNVAFDAKRREAGLPGYSGRWDPKNAAELFHLAARLDGRFTPVALQLAPTPPAWLAVCLPLAAR
- a CDS encoding thiamine pyrophosphate-binding protein; the encoded protein is MSLPNAPAANSASHTARTTGARLVVDALLTHGVERVFCVPGESFLAVLDSLHDETERIQTIVCRHEAAAANMAEAVGKLTGRPGVALVTRGPGATHASIGVHTAFQDSTPMILLIGQCAREHLDREAFQEIDYRRMFGQMAKWVAQIDDPKRIPEYLSHAFHTATSGRPGPVVLALPEDVLSDACDAVPGAPAYHRVAASPSAAQIARLSELLEGAQRPMVIAGGSGWTAAACADLRRFIENWQLPIGLAFRFQDTFDNEHPNYAGDVGLGVNPALAQRIRDADLLLTLGPRLGEATTNGYTLLDIPKTKQTLVHVHQGAEELGRVYAADLPIVSGMPELTAMLAELKPSTSGKLAWAGAAEEAHRAYLEWRKPRPTPGDVQMGEVIEQLRAHLPEDAIVTNGAGNYATWLHRHFSYRHFRSQLAPTSGAMGYGVPAALAAKSLCPQRAVVALAGDGCFMMAAQELATAMQYDLRVLFIVVNNSHFGTIRMHQERHYPHRVHGTGLTNPDFAAFARSFGAHGETVERTADFLPALQRAIESQLPAVIEIRMPQEASTPAATLEMIREQGRRMRGE